In Sulfitobacter albidus, the following proteins share a genomic window:
- a CDS encoding ABC transporter permease — protein MKLGLPPLLIYALRRLAQAVPVIILIMIGTFLLLKLAPGDTVDALVGDMGGADAQFIARLRAEYGLDQPVYVQLWVYMTKLATFDFGWSFVYEQPVATVLWDRLGVTLLLMATSLSLAFTVGIALGAIAARRAYSATDNVISTLGLVFYATPSFFLSLMMMLVFSVKLGWLPVGGIKTIAGFYTGWDHVLDVARHLIMPTAALSLIYLSFYLRLMRASVMEVADLDYVRTARAKGASESRLMIHHIMRNALLPVVTLLGLQFSTVLGGSVVVETIFTLPGLGQLAYQSVIQRDMNTLMGIIFLCSVIVVVVNFLTDLLYARLDSRIELK, from the coding sequence TTTGCTGATCTACGCCTTGCGCCGTCTGGCGCAGGCCGTGCCGGTGATCATCCTGATCATGATCGGCACCTTTCTTCTGCTCAAACTCGCGCCGGGTGATACGGTCGATGCGCTGGTCGGCGACATGGGCGGCGCGGATGCACAATTCATCGCGCGGCTGCGGGCGGAATACGGGCTGGATCAACCCGTTTACGTGCAGCTGTGGGTCTACATGACCAAGCTTGCGACATTCGATTTCGGCTGGTCGTTCGTCTATGAACAACCCGTCGCCACGGTTCTGTGGGATAGGCTGGGCGTGACGCTGCTGTTGATGGCCACCTCGCTGAGCCTTGCGTTCACCGTGGGCATCGCGTTGGGTGCCATCGCCGCGCGGCGGGCGTATTCCGCGACGGACAACGTGATCTCGACGCTGGGGCTGGTGTTCTATGCGACGCCGTCGTTCTTTTTGTCGCTGATGATGATGCTGGTATTTTCGGTGAAGCTCGGCTGGCTGCCCGTCGGTGGGATCAAGACCATCGCGGGCTTCTACACCGGCTGGGACCATGTGCTGGACGTGGCGCGCCATCTGATCATGCCCACTGCGGCGCTCTCGCTGATCTATCTTTCGTTCTACCTGCGCCTGATGCGCGCCAGCGTGATGGAGGTTGCCGACCTCGATTACGTGCGCACCGCACGGGCCAAGGGCGCCTCGGAGAGCCGCCTGATGATCCACCATATCATGCGCAACGCGCTGTTGCCGGTGGTGACGCTGCTGGGGCTGCAATTCTCGACGGTGCTGGGGGGATCCGTGGTGGTCGAGACGATCTTTACCCTGCCGGGGCTGGGGCAGCTGGCCTATCAGTCCGTGATCCAGCGCGACATGAACACGCTGATGGGCATCATCTTTCTGTGCTCGGTCATCGTGGTGGTGGTGAACTTTCTCACCGATCTTCTCTACGCCCGTCTCGACAGCAGGATTGAGCTGAAATGA
- a CDS encoding ABC transporter ATP-binding protein: MSVVLEIKGLQIALPKGADRPLALDGLDLQVRAGEVVCLVGESGSGKSLTAGAVMRLLPEPHVRTVGGTITFDGTDIVAQTEAQMKRIRGAQMAMIFQEPMTALNPQKTVGWQLDEMLRLHMDAPRRDRHAHAIAMLERVQIPDPASAYNAYPHQISGGQRQRVMIAMALSLSPKLIIADEPTTALDVTTQLQILKLIRDLQEEEGAGVLFITHDFGVVAEIADHVVVLRQGEMVESGPASEVLNNPQHAYTRALIASVPDLKPPAPQQSDAPIVLEGKNLRKTFRARGGLLTGKRKAVVAVNDLSFTLRRGETLGVVGESGSGKTTVSRIVTRLLEADSGAVQLGETDLLACTPSQLRAKRAEIQMVFQDPMASLNPRKRVVDLIAQGPIVHGMPREEARAKARDLLELVELSPAAADRFPHEFSGGQRQRIGIARALALEPKVIVADEPVSALDVSVQAQVLKLLADLRARMSLSLLFVTHDLRVAAQLCDRIIVMQRGEIVEAGRTADVFADPQAEYTRTLMSSIPGRDWTPPKLSA, encoded by the coding sequence ATGAGCGTGGTATTGGAGATCAAGGGGCTGCAAATCGCCCTGCCCAAGGGGGCCGACCGTCCGCTCGCGCTCGACGGGCTGGATTTGCAGGTCAGGGCGGGGGAGGTCGTGTGCCTTGTCGGGGAAAGTGGCTCGGGCAAATCGCTCACCGCCGGGGCGGTGATGCGCCTGCTGCCGGAGCCACACGTGCGCACGGTTGGCGGCACGATCACTTTCGACGGCACCGATATCGTCGCGCAGACCGAGGCGCAGATGAAACGGATCCGTGGCGCGCAGATGGCCATGATCTTTCAGGAGCCGATGACCGCGCTCAACCCGCAGAAAACCGTGGGCTGGCAGCTCGACGAGATGTTGCGCCTGCATATGGACGCCCCGCGCCGCGACCGCCACGCCCACGCCATTGCCATGCTTGAGCGGGTGCAGATCCCCGATCCCGCCAGCGCCTACAACGCCTATCCGCACCAGATCAGCGGCGGGCAGCGCCAGCGCGTGATGATCGCCATGGCGCTGTCGTTGTCGCCCAAACTCATCATCGCGGACGAGCCGACGACCGCGCTCGATGTGACCACGCAGCTGCAGATCCTCAAGCTGATCCGCGACCTGCAAGAAGAGGAAGGCGCGGGCGTCCTGTTCATCACCCATGATTTTGGCGTGGTGGCAGAAATTGCCGATCACGTCGTCGTGCTGCGTCAGGGCGAGATGGTCGAAAGCGGCCCGGCGTCAGAGGTGCTCAACAACCCGCAACACGCCTACACCCGCGCGCTGATCGCGTCGGTGCCCGATCTCAAACCACCCGCGCCGCAGCAGAGCGATGCGCCCATCGTGCTGGAGGGCAAGAACCTGCGCAAGACGTTCCGCGCGCGCGGTGGTCTGCTGACGGGCAAACGTAAGGCGGTCGTGGCGGTCAATGATCTCAGCTTTACCCTGCGGCGGGGCGAGACCCTTGGCGTGGTGGGCGAAAGCGGATCGGGCAAGACCACCGTCAGCCGCATCGTGACCCGTCTGCTGGAGGCTGACAGCGGCGCGGTGCAACTGGGCGAGACGGATCTGCTGGCCTGTACCCCGTCGCAGCTGCGCGCGAAACGGGCCGAAATCCAGATGGTGTTTCAGGATCCCATGGCGTCGCTGAACCCGCGCAAGCGGGTCGTCGATCTGATCGCCCAAGGGCCCATCGTGCACGGCATGCCGCGCGAAGAGGCGCGGGCCAAGGCGCGCGATCTGCTGGAACTGGTGGAACTGTCGCCCGCCGCCGCCGACCGCTTTCCGCATGAATTCTCGGGCGGGCAGCGTCAGCGCATCGGCATCGCCCGCGCGCTCGCGCTGGAGCCCAAGGTGATCGTGGCGGATGAGCCTGTCTCGGCGCTCGATGTATCGGTGCAGGCGCAGGTGCTGAAACTGCTGGCCGATCTGCGCGCGCGCATGTCGCTGTCGCTGTTGTTCGTTACGCATGATCTGCGCGTCGCGGCACAACTGTGCGACCGCATTATCGTCATGCAGCGCGGCGAAATCGTCGAGGCGGGGCGCACGGCGGATGTCTTTGCCGACCCGCAGGCGGAATACACCCGCACGCTCATGTCCTCGATACCCGGGCGCGACTGGACCCCGCCCAAGCTCAGCGCATGA
- a CDS encoding ABC transporter permease, protein MSLTDTELSAPEPSRAIVFWRRYRRNRAALLGLGLFIVVLAMALLAGVVTPGDPLARAGAPLTPPFQSWETPLGTDQLGRDIFAGILYGARISLLVGVAATLVAIAIGVVIGALAGYFGGWVDDLLMRITEAFQTIPNFVLLLTLVAIMGSKIEWITVAIGIVSWTAPARMVRAEFMSLRDREFVDAARNLGVSNGALIFREILPNALPPIIVYASVIMALSILLESALAFLSLGDPNYASWGNMIGQGRAVLRTDPYCAVIPGIVIVLTVLSFSLVGEGLNDAANPRQKQ, encoded by the coding sequence ATGAGCCTCACCGATACCGAACTCAGCGCCCCCGAGCCGTCGCGCGCGATCGTTTTCTGGCGCCGCTACAGGCGCAACCGTGCAGCATTGCTGGGGCTGGGGCTGTTTATCGTGGTGCTCGCCATGGCGCTGCTGGCGGGCGTGGTCACGCCGGGCGATCCGCTGGCGCGCGCGGGCGCGCCGCTGACACCGCCCTTTCAATCGTGGGAGACGCCGCTGGGCACCGATCAGCTGGGCCGCGATATCTTTGCGGGGATCCTCTATGGTGCGCGTATCTCGTTGCTTGTCGGGGTTGCCGCGACGCTGGTCGCGATTGCCATCGGGGTGGTGATCGGCGCACTGGCGGGGTACTTTGGCGGCTGGGTCGACGATCTGCTGATGCGCATCACCGAAGCTTTCCAAACCATCCCGAATTTCGTGCTGCTGCTGACTCTCGTGGCGATCATGGGATCCAAGATCGAATGGATAACCGTCGCCATCGGTATCGTCAGCTGGACCGCGCCGGCGCGCATGGTCCGGGCCGAATTCATGTCCCTGCGCGACCGCGAATTCGTTGATGCCGCGCGCAACCTCGGCGTGTCGAACGGCGCGCTGATCTTTCGCGAGATTCTGCCCAACGCGCTGCCGCCGATCATCGTCTATGCCTCCGTCATCATGGCGCTGTCGATCCTGCTGGAATCGGCGCTGGCGTTTTTGTCGCTGGGCGATCCCAATTACGCCAGCTGGGGGAACATGATCGGGCAGGGGCGCGCCGTGCTGCGCACCGATCCCTATTGTGCCGTGATCCCGGGTATCGTCATCGTGCTGACTGTGCTCAGCTTTTCGCTGGTGGGCGAGGGGCTGAACGACGCGGCCAACCCGCGGCAAAAGCAATGA